The following are from one region of the Rosistilla carotiformis genome:
- a CDS encoding homoserine dehydrogenase has protein sequence MEKTKVAIVGLGTVGTGVAKLLLDHGDRTARHAGRTLWLQRAVVRDASKPEYADLPEGVVTEDLDDVLNDPEIKVVAQLIGGLEPARTIMLKLLESGKDVVTANKALLAEHGPELFGRARELGQCIAFEAAVAGGIPIITNISQCLSANQILSLEGILNGTSNFLVTQMDRLGMSFDDAVAQAQELGYAEADPTMDVDGTDAAQKLAILAHLAFGAHPRWADIPRLGVDQLDPADLQYARELGYRIKLLAVARLGSEGLELHVSPTLVKAGTPLAEVQDAFNAIAVRGDAVGPVFYHGLGAGQMPTASAVVADIIDTAVGRTRLTFQTLKQFNGDEQPRVSLRPFSELPGRYYLRLHVNDSPGVLGEITGVLGRHQVSIASVIQHEPANDGTSDVVPLVIMTHSAPEGAAGRAANEIENLDCVVGKVIRLRVKVGE, from the coding sequence ATGGAAAAGACGAAGGTTGCAATCGTTGGTTTGGGAACCGTGGGTACCGGCGTGGCAAAGCTGCTGTTGGATCACGGCGATCGTACGGCGCGGCACGCGGGCCGCACGCTGTGGCTGCAACGCGCGGTAGTTCGCGATGCCAGCAAGCCTGAATACGCCGATTTGCCCGAAGGCGTTGTCACCGAAGACCTCGACGATGTCCTCAACGATCCCGAGATCAAGGTCGTCGCGCAATTGATCGGTGGCTTAGAACCGGCTCGCACGATCATGCTGAAATTGCTCGAAAGCGGCAAAGACGTCGTCACCGCCAACAAGGCTTTGCTGGCCGAACATGGCCCCGAACTGTTTGGTCGCGCCCGCGAACTGGGACAGTGCATCGCGTTCGAAGCGGCTGTTGCCGGTGGCATCCCGATCATCACGAACATCAGCCAGTGCCTGTCGGCCAACCAGATCCTCTCGCTCGAAGGGATCCTCAACGGGACCAGCAATTTCCTGGTCACGCAGATGGATCGCTTGGGAATGTCCTTCGACGATGCCGTCGCCCAGGCGCAGGAACTTGGATACGCCGAAGCCGATCCGACGATGGACGTCGACGGCACCGATGCCGCTCAAAAACTGGCGATCCTCGCTCACCTCGCCTTTGGTGCCCATCCACGTTGGGCCGACATCCCGCGACTGGGCGTCGACCAATTGGACCCGGCCGACCTGCAATACGCTCGCGAGCTGGGATATCGCATTAAGCTGCTAGCCGTCGCCCGCTTGGGCAGCGAAGGGCTTGAACTCCACGTCTCTCCCACTTTGGTCAAAGCGGGGACGCCGCTGGCCGAAGTTCAAGACGCGTTTAACGCGATCGCCGTCCGCGGCGATGCCGTCGGCCCCGTCTTCTACCACGGGCTCGGCGCTGGCCAGATGCCAACCGCATCGGCAGTGGTCGCCGACATCATCGACACCGCGGTCGGTCGCACGCGACTGACCTTCCAGACATTAAAACAGTTCAACGGCGACGAACAGCCGCGCGTCAGTTTGCGTCCGTTCAGCGAACTCCCCGGACGCTATTATCTGCGTCTGCATGTCAACGATTCTCCCGGCGTGTTGGGTGAGATCACTGGAGTTCTGGGGCGCCATCAGGTTTCGATCGCATCGGTGATCCAACACGAACCAGCCAACGATGGGACCAGCGATGTCGTTCCGTTGGTGATCATGACTCACAGCGCTCCCGAAGGAGCCGCCGGTCGAGCTGCAAACGAGATCGAAAACCTCGATTGCGTCGTCGGCAAGGTGATTCGCTTGCGAGTCAAAGTCGGCGAATAA
- a CDS encoding DUF1559 domain-containing protein → MKKNAPPRHAFTLVELLVVIAIIGILVGLLLPAVQAAREAARRMSCSNNMKQLGLAMHNYHDTFRKFPYGYVDSGMVTRKRDCWMQRLLPFFEEGNMQDLYEQQNPEWIMDVDVSIKDRQVASLLCPSDTATPGLGANGGVRSDGAGFQGNYVMCTGDQYMYHTARTRGLIYAYSDTSFSSVTDGTSTSLMGGESIRGGGDTGGWGGAGGYWGGARWGGYGFTALEAPNTPVPDQHYTCKSTTYRDLPCISLVGADTTHNSLRSRHPGGVQCFRIDGSTQFLSETIQLDVYHAMATIANGEVVNDAQ, encoded by the coding sequence ATGAAAAAGAATGCCCCTCCGCGACATGCGTTCACCCTCGTCGAATTGTTAGTCGTTATCGCAATCATCGGCATCCTCGTCGGCCTGTTGTTGCCCGCGGTTCAAGCTGCCCGCGAAGCGGCTCGGCGAATGAGCTGCTCTAACAACATGAAACAGCTGGGCTTGGCGATGCACAATTACCACGACACGTTCCGCAAGTTTCCCTACGGCTACGTCGACAGCGGGATGGTCACGCGAAAACGCGATTGCTGGATGCAACGACTGTTGCCCTTCTTCGAGGAAGGCAACATGCAGGATTTGTACGAACAACAAAATCCCGAGTGGATCATGGATGTCGATGTATCGATCAAGGATCGGCAGGTCGCATCGCTGCTGTGCCCCTCCGACACTGCGACTCCCGGCCTGGGTGCCAACGGTGGCGTTCGGTCGGATGGCGCGGGTTTCCAAGGGAACTATGTGATGTGCACCGGCGATCAATACATGTATCACACCGCCCGGACGCGCGGACTGATCTACGCTTATTCCGACACCTCCTTCTCGTCGGTGACCGATGGAACATCGACCTCATTGATGGGGGGCGAATCGATTCGTGGTGGCGGTGACACCGGTGGCTGGGGCGGTGCTGGCGGATATTGGGGTGGTGCTCGTTGGGGCGGCTACGGTTTCACCGCATTGGAAGCCCCGAACACGCCGGTTCCCGATCAACATTACACCTGCAAATCGACCACCTACCGGGACTTGCCTTGCATCAGTTTGGTTGGAGCCGACACAACGCATAATTCGTTGCGCAGCCGACATCCTGGCGGCGTGCAGTGCTTCCGCATCGACGGTTCGACCCAGTTCCTTTCGGAAACGATCCAGTTGGATGTCTACCATGCGATGGCCACGATCGCCAACGGCGAAGTCGTCAACGACGCGCAGTGA
- a CDS encoding hydroxypyruvate isomerase family protein yields MTKPRTGLQPSVCIDAIFEGLPAVQAIQNVADCGIQAFEFWGWWDRDLDAIIQARDLHQLTVSACCTHFISLVDPDRRDDYLAGLEASIAAAQRLDCQTLISQVGDFRPGIDRESQFRALVDGLQQAAPMLEAAGITLVIEPLNEWVDHPGYFLTRSDEAFAAIDQVGSDRVKVVFDIYHQQISEGNVIENITRNIAKIGHFHAAGNPGRHELTCGELHYPSIFAAIAESGFEGFVGLEYWPKDDPAAGLRQVVSWF; encoded by the coding sequence ATGACAAAACCTCGAACAGGACTCCAGCCCTCGGTTTGTATCGATGCAATTTTTGAAGGTCTTCCGGCAGTGCAAGCCATCCAGAACGTGGCTGATTGTGGAATCCAAGCCTTCGAGTTTTGGGGCTGGTGGGATCGTGATCTCGATGCAATCATCCAGGCCAGGGACCTTCATCAGCTAACCGTTTCTGCCTGCTGCACCCATTTCATTAGTCTCGTCGATCCCGACCGCCGCGACGACTATCTGGCTGGATTGGAGGCATCGATCGCCGCAGCCCAACGGCTCGACTGCCAGACGCTGATATCGCAGGTCGGAGATTTTCGGCCTGGGATCGATCGCGAGTCGCAGTTTCGCGCGTTGGTCGATGGGCTTCAGCAAGCAGCCCCGATGTTAGAGGCCGCTGGGATCACGTTAGTGATCGAACCGTTGAACGAATGGGTCGACCATCCCGGTTATTTTCTGACCCGCAGCGACGAGGCGTTTGCGGCGATCGATCAGGTAGGCAGCGACCGCGTGAAGGTTGTTTTTGACATCTACCATCAACAGATCAGCGAAGGGAATGTGATCGAAAACATCACCCGGAACATCGCCAAGATCGGTCACTTTCACGCCGCGGGAAATCCCGGCCGACACGAACTAACGTGCGGCGAATTGCATTACCCATCGATCTTCGCCGCGATTGCTGAAAGCGGCTTTGAGGGGTTCGTCGGGTTGGAGTATTGGCCCAAAGATGATCCCGCGGCCGGTTTACGGCAGGTCGTCAGCTGGTTTTAG
- a CDS encoding protein kinase domain-containing protein, giving the protein MNNIPEEPDGQARQVGTRPLTTSMSSEEAASEPGDDTPKLGTSRYEINELIERGGMGAIFSARDLQLSRNVAIKVLRADRSQNSQAKQGFINEARIMSYLSHPGVTPIYECGTCEDQRPFYAMKLIDGTTLADMITSRACSTSHLVYIFADVCQTVAFAHSRGVLHLDLKPGNVMVGKFGEVHVMDWGLARIQGGAAEKGIDPPDLENENFSSVKGTVNGTPGYMSPEQARGRKLDKRADVFSLGAILCEILIGHAPYEGKDAHQIHKRAMTGSMQAAIDLLEHSTQDCVLIRLAKQCLARHKKERPRSAVEVAQAMATYHESAFQQMESDMQRFFELSLDLFCIAKADGYFQRINSNFSRVLGHSDSDLLARPFLDFVHPEDVDETMRQMELLQQGQPVVGFRNRYRTVSGEFKTLEWVAKSIANDNIIFAVARSVP; this is encoded by the coding sequence ATGAACAACATTCCGGAGGAACCGGACGGGCAGGCTCGACAGGTGGGAACCCGTCCACTGACGACATCGATGAGTTCTGAGGAGGCAGCTTCGGAACCGGGCGATGATACTCCTAAGCTGGGCACCTCCCGTTACGAGATCAATGAATTGATCGAACGTGGCGGCATGGGAGCTATTTTCTCGGCTCGCGATCTACAACTGTCACGAAACGTGGCAATCAAAGTTCTCCGAGCCGATCGGTCCCAAAATTCTCAGGCCAAGCAAGGGTTCATCAACGAAGCTCGGATCATGAGCTATCTGTCGCACCCGGGCGTGACGCCCATCTACGAGTGCGGGACATGTGAAGACCAGCGTCCGTTCTACGCGATGAAGCTGATCGATGGGACGACGCTGGCCGATATGATCACCTCGCGCGCTTGCAGCACATCCCATTTGGTTTACATTTTCGCCGACGTTTGCCAAACCGTTGCATTTGCGCACTCCCGCGGTGTGCTGCACCTGGATCTGAAACCTGGCAACGTGATGGTCGGCAAGTTTGGCGAAGTGCATGTCATGGACTGGGGCCTAGCACGTATCCAAGGGGGAGCGGCCGAAAAAGGAATCGATCCGCCCGACTTGGAAAACGAAAATTTCTCTTCTGTCAAAGGGACGGTCAATGGCACGCCAGGCTACATGTCCCCCGAACAAGCACGCGGACGAAAACTGGACAAACGCGCCGATGTCTTCAGTCTGGGGGCGATCCTTTGTGAAATTTTGATTGGCCATGCGCCGTACGAAGGCAAAGACGCGCATCAGATCCACAAGCGGGCGATGACCGGATCGATGCAAGCCGCGATCGACTTACTGGAGCACTCGACTCAAGATTGCGTTTTGATCCGATTGGCCAAACAATGCTTGGCACGACACAAAAAAGAACGTCCCCGTTCGGCCGTGGAGGTCGCCCAGGCGATGGCAACGTACCATGAGTCGGCATTTCAACAAATGGAAAGCGACATGCAACGCTTTTTTGAGTTGTCGCTGGACCTGTTCTGCATCGCCAAGGCCGATGGCTATTTCCAACGCATCAACTCCAACTTTTCGCGAGTATTGGGGCACAGTGATTCCGATCTCCTCGCCCGTCCATTCCTTGATTTTGTCCATCCCGAGGACGTAGACGAAACGATGCGACAAATGGAACTGCTGCAGCAGGGACAGCCGGTTGTTGGTTTTCGTAATCGCTACCGCACCGTCAGCGGTGAATTCAAAACGCTCGAATGGGTGGCCAAATCGATCGCCAACGACAACATCATCTTTGCTGTCGCACGTAGCGTCCCATAG
- a CDS encoding polyprenyl synthetase family protein — protein MDTQTTLSTKQSTANSLRERADSSFECIRDEMQLVEQLLREQMQSEYEDLSPLLAHGALLGGKRLRPALVLLAGKAAGELTGDHVVLGTVMEMIHTATLIHDDVLDSADQRRHLPTVNAKWNDQTSILLGDYLFAQAFTLSATLGSTQACQWIGDAARRVCEGELRQIFTSGCSQLSEVDYIDIIRGKTAELCRISCRLGGTHGGADLPTQTALADFGENLGIAFQIADDFLDVWGSTERVGKTLGTDLLQGKPTLPLIHLLQSDPSMQTQLDELQSMSDAARCQAIVTRLEQSDAKAYTLATAQRFAADAVAAIDFLPESAAKKSLQQLALFSVSRNF, from the coding sequence ATGGACACGCAAACAACGCTCTCGACCAAACAATCGACTGCCAACTCACTGCGCGAGCGAGCCGATTCGAGTTTTGAGTGTATTCGTGACGAAATGCAGTTGGTTGAGCAATTGTTGCGTGAGCAGATGCAAAGCGAATACGAGGATCTTTCGCCTCTGTTGGCGCACGGCGCATTGTTGGGAGGCAAACGGTTGCGCCCGGCGCTTGTGCTGCTGGCCGGAAAAGCTGCCGGAGAGCTTACCGGCGATCATGTGGTACTGGGAACGGTGATGGAAATGATCCATACCGCGACATTGATCCACGACGATGTTTTGGACTCTGCCGATCAACGCCGTCATCTACCCACGGTCAACGCGAAATGGAATGACCAAACGAGCATCTTGCTCGGCGATTATCTGTTCGCTCAGGCGTTTACGCTCTCGGCCACTTTGGGGTCAACGCAAGCCTGTCAGTGGATCGGCGATGCGGCGCGGCGCGTCTGTGAAGGAGAGCTGAGGCAAATTTTCACGAGCGGTTGTTCTCAGTTAAGCGAAGTGGATTACATCGACATCATTCGTGGCAAGACGGCGGAGTTGTGTCGGATCAGTTGTCGATTGGGTGGGACGCATGGAGGTGCCGACCTGCCAACCCAGACCGCGTTGGCCGATTTTGGGGAGAACTTGGGGATTGCATTTCAGATCGCCGACGACTTTCTGGATGTCTGGGGCAGCACCGAACGTGTGGGAAAGACGTTGGGTACGGATCTTCTGCAAGGCAAGCCAACGCTTCCGTTGATCCATCTGTTGCAGTCGGATCCGTCGATGCAAACCCAGTTGGACGAACTGCAGTCGATGTCGGATGCTGCACGGTGTCAGGCGATCGTGACGCGGTTGGAACAATCCGATGCCAAGGCGTACACCCTGGCGACAGCCCAGCGGTTTGCTGCCGATGCCGTCGCCGCGATTGATTTTCTGCCAGAATCCGCGGCGAAAAAATCGCTTCAACAGCTCGCCTTGTTCAGCGTCAGTCGAAATTTTTAG
- a CDS encoding DUF1559 domain-containing protein, translating into MKSSVSKSRGFTLVELLVVIAIIGVLVGLLLPAVQAAREAARRMQCGNNLKQLGIALHNYHDVYTSFPAGRNGRNDVDSTRVNDHECGLSPHVQLLPFYEQQALYDQIWGYSNTARNHPDDNYDWWNQDIGTLLCPSDVFQDRDRGKTNYCYNYGDRGRDLAGAWSNEWRGLFGGNNTSNAPTSNGAYIGIRDILDGTSNTIAVSELVRSESYGSDDLEVAGQVVKNAPIGEGVDAADSLTTNPQACLDMLDPSNKAQFKSGSDGDRIRGDRWGHHNPAITGFNTILPPNSPSCSRDGSTGQTNGAIFSVASQHPGGVQAVMADAAVRFVADTIDAGSASSPWLWRVKKPSPYGVWGAMGTRNGREAVQLP; encoded by the coding sequence ATGAAAAGCAGCGTATCGAAGTCTCGTGGCTTCACCTTGGTCGAGCTGTTGGTCGTGATAGCGATTATCGGGGTTTTGGTGGGCCTGTTGCTGCCCGCTGTCCAGGCGGCGCGAGAGGCCGCGCGACGGATGCAGTGCGGAAACAATTTGAAGCAGCTCGGCATCGCATTGCACAACTACCACGACGTTTACACATCGTTTCCTGCAGGTCGCAATGGACGAAACGACGTGGACTCGACCCGCGTCAATGACCATGAATGTGGGCTGAGCCCCCATGTTCAACTTCTGCCGTTCTATGAGCAGCAGGCGCTTTACGATCAGATTTGGGGGTACAGCAATACGGCCCGAAACCATCCCGATGACAATTACGATTGGTGGAACCAAGACATTGGCACGTTGTTGTGTCCGTCGGATGTCTTCCAGGACAGAGACCGTGGAAAAACGAACTACTGCTACAATTATGGCGACCGTGGTCGCGATCTTGCAGGGGCATGGTCGAACGAATGGCGTGGTTTGTTTGGGGGCAACAACACATCGAACGCTCCTACATCCAACGGTGCCTACATCGGGATCCGAGACATTCTTGACGGCACGTCCAATACCATTGCGGTCTCTGAGTTGGTGCGATCGGAATCGTATGGATCGGACGATCTCGAAGTCGCCGGTCAAGTGGTTAAAAACGCCCCGATTGGTGAGGGAGTGGACGCCGCCGATTCGTTGACCACCAACCCACAAGCCTGTTTGGACATGCTCGACCCAAGCAACAAGGCCCAGTTTAAAAGCGGTTCCGATGGCGATCGTATTCGTGGGGACCGATGGGGGCACCATAACCCAGCCATCACGGGCTTTAACACGATCCTGCCTCCCAATTCACCGTCATGTAGTCGCGATGGCAGTACTGGGCAGACAAACGGAGCGATTTTCTCGGTAGCGAGCCAGCATCCTGGCGGCGTCCAGGCGGTGATGGCCGATGCTGCGGTCCGCTTTGTGGCTGACACGATCGACGCTGGAAGTGCATCGTCACCTTGGTTGTGGCGAGTCAAAAAACCGAGCCCCTACGGCGTCTGGGGCGCTATGGGCACTCGTAATGGTCGCGAAGCGGTCCAGCTGCCTTAA
- a CDS encoding PDZ domain-containing protein, with product MTRSNLVGGFLLVFAASVAYPPQSATAQPAVREQFPSETLLPGYLRDRMQRRVAARRDNAAMTLLMQPLAAEAGSSTVEVLLENERVALGTVVSADGYLISKASELKASGELRVRLADDRIVSAKRVAQRRSVDLVLLKVDVAGLLPIAWSEQEPAVGSFLFSVGRQGDPVGIGVVSVASREVLDRGLLGVMLQTDTEGARVVNIVPGSGADDAGIEIGDLITKVDGAAMATQKQVTDELRALYPGDSVALTVRREGVDDEFELSAEIRELASFSESQDDTRVNGPRNSRLTGFELALQHDTVLGPDQCGGPVIDTSGRVIGINIARAGRVCSYAVPSAAIKPIVAEMLSSQRASSE from the coding sequence ATGACGCGATCAAATTTAGTTGGCGGTTTCTTACTGGTTTTCGCTGCCAGCGTCGCATATCCACCCCAGTCTGCCACGGCACAGCCAGCGGTGCGCGAGCAGTTTCCATCCGAAACACTGCTGCCTGGCTATCTACGCGACAGGATGCAGCGTCGCGTTGCGGCGCGTCGCGACAACGCGGCGATGACCCTGTTGATGCAACCGCTGGCCGCCGAGGCGGGTTCCAGCACGGTCGAGGTTCTTCTGGAAAACGAACGAGTTGCGTTGGGGACGGTTGTCTCTGCCGATGGATACCTGATCAGTAAGGCGAGTGAGCTCAAGGCGTCTGGGGAACTGCGGGTGCGGTTGGCCGACGACCGGATCGTCTCTGCGAAGCGCGTCGCGCAGCGGCGTTCGGTGGACCTGGTGTTACTGAAAGTCGATGTCGCCGGGTTGCTCCCCATCGCGTGGAGCGAACAGGAACCAGCGGTAGGTAGTTTTCTTTTCAGCGTAGGCCGCCAAGGGGATCCGGTGGGGATCGGTGTGGTTAGCGTTGCGTCGCGTGAGGTTCTGGATCGTGGCTTGTTGGGAGTCATGTTGCAGACCGATACCGAAGGGGCTCGGGTGGTCAACATCGTCCCGGGGAGCGGTGCCGATGACGCGGGGATCGAGATCGGCGACTTGATCACCAAGGTGGATGGAGCCGCGATGGCGACGCAAAAGCAGGTCACCGATGAATTGCGGGCCCTGTATCCAGGCGATTCGGTGGCGCTGACGGTTCGTCGCGAAGGCGTCGACGACGAGTTTGAACTGAGTGCTGAGATTCGCGAACTGGCGTCGTTTTCCGAATCGCAGGACGACACGCGGGTCAACGGACCTCGCAATAGTCGCTTAACCGGTTTTGAGTTGGCTTTGCAGCACGATACCGTTTTAGGTCCAGATCAGTGCGGTGGGCCCGTCATCGATACCAGCGGACGGGTGATCGGGATCAATATCGCCCGGGCCGGTCGGGTCTGCAGCTACGCAGTACCGAGCGCCGCGATCAAACCGATTGTTGCCGAAATGCTTTCGTCGCAACGAGCGTCCTCTGAGTAG
- a CDS encoding S1C family serine protease, whose translation MISRSLVRIQCGLLAFAVSISAYPASAQQKPSGLTFVSAPSALVGVLRGEAPHSLAELRALEHQQQIVSQRVAKCTVSVQIGYAQGSGVVITSDGYVLTAAHVAMRPGQQALMTLSDGRQVHGTTLGMNRHVDAGLIKIDDPVPDEGWPFATLGSSSGVTPGTWCIAVGHPGGYEPDRGAVIRIGRVLVKRETSLVTDCALIGGDSGGPLFDLNGKLIGVHSRIGNDVTDNLHVPIDHYDEHWTRLARGELWGHLPGFRPRIGVQGRKLDERAVIEVVGQGSPAAEAGILPGDVIMTFGEVTIADFESLKSAVAGTMPGEHVQIVLERDGVRKRMILVVGRDPNS comes from the coding sequence ATGATTTCTCGATCTCTTGTTCGCATTCAGTGCGGCTTGCTGGCATTCGCCGTGAGCATTTCGGCATATCCGGCTTCGGCTCAGCAAAAGCCATCAGGGCTTACTTTTGTTTCGGCACCTTCGGCGTTGGTCGGCGTGTTGCGAGGGGAGGCCCCGCATTCGTTAGCGGAACTGAGGGCGTTGGAGCATCAGCAGCAGATCGTTTCTCAGCGCGTTGCCAAATGCACCGTCAGCGTCCAGATCGGTTACGCTCAAGGCAGTGGCGTGGTGATTACATCCGATGGCTACGTGTTGACCGCAGCCCACGTGGCGATGCGTCCGGGGCAACAAGCTTTGATGACGCTCAGTGATGGTCGACAAGTCCATGGGACCACGTTGGGGATGAACCGCCATGTCGATGCGGGGCTGATCAAGATCGACGATCCGGTTCCCGACGAGGGCTGGCCTTTCGCCACGCTGGGGTCGTCCAGCGGCGTGACTCCCGGTACCTGGTGCATCGCAGTGGGGCATCCTGGTGGATACGAACCCGATCGTGGTGCCGTGATCCGAATTGGTCGGGTGTTGGTCAAACGCGAGACGTCATTGGTCACCGACTGCGCGTTGATTGGCGGAGATAGCGGGGGGCCATTATTCGATTTAAATGGCAAATTGATCGGTGTTCACAGTCGAATCGGCAATGATGTGACTGACAATTTGCACGTGCCGATCGATCACTACGACGAACATTGGACGCGTTTGGCGCGGGGGGAGCTGTGGGGGCATCTCCCCGGTTTTCGTCCTCGGATTGGCGTGCAAGGTCGGAAACTGGATGAACGGGCGGTGATCGAGGTCGTTGGCCAAGGTTCTCCCGCGGCCGAAGCGGGTATTCTTCCCGGGGACGTCATTATGACTTTTGGCGAAGTCACGATCGCTGACTTCGAATCGTTAAAATCGGCGGTTGCCGGAACGATGCCTGGGGAACATGTCCAGATCGTGTTGGAGCGTGATGGGGTTCGTAAGCGGATGATCTTGGTGGTCGGTCGCGATCCGAATTCTTGA
- a CDS encoding SDR family oxidoreductase, whose product MESLENSKKSALIFGCGYLGKPVARRLLQQGWHVFAMTRRQESATVLKSAGITPIVADWTRPSTLTDLPVCDRILVAVGWDRSSGQSQYDVYVGGLRNALKATNPEANLVYVSSTGVYHQTGGIWVDESSPCRPSIGSGGWAHLQAEETLRQQRPASPWTVLRMAGIYGPDRVPRGKDILSGLPLAAPTAGYLNLIHVEDAANAVIAAWETNCSERKTYVISDGHPVIRQTYYEEIARVLGRPAPSFESAPPTAMASRRATTSKRIWNARMRRDLCPQLAFPDYRAGLRDVLRETRTTIRPAPR is encoded by the coding sequence ATGGAATCTTTGGAAAATTCAAAAAAATCGGCCCTTATATTTGGTTGTGGATACTTGGGTAAACCAGTCGCCCGCCGGTTGTTACAGCAGGGTTGGCATGTGTTTGCGATGACGCGCCGCCAAGAATCGGCGACGGTATTGAAGTCGGCCGGAATCACCCCCATTGTTGCCGATTGGACCCGACCCAGCACACTAACCGATTTACCGGTTTGCGACCGTATCCTCGTTGCCGTTGGCTGGGACCGCAGCAGCGGCCAATCCCAATACGACGTCTACGTCGGTGGGTTGCGAAATGCACTGAAGGCAACAAACCCCGAAGCAAATCTCGTTTACGTCAGTTCCACGGGCGTGTATCACCAAACCGGGGGCATCTGGGTCGACGAATCCTCACCCTGCCGACCGAGCATCGGATCGGGGGGGTGGGCTCATTTGCAAGCCGAAGAGACGCTGAGGCAACAACGCCCCGCTTCACCATGGACGGTGCTGCGTATGGCGGGAATCTACGGCCCCGACCGCGTCCCCCGTGGGAAAGATATCCTGTCGGGTCTCCCGCTCGCGGCCCCGACAGCGGGCTATCTCAATCTGATCCATGTCGAGGACGCCGCAAACGCCGTGATCGCCGCATGGGAAACGAACTGTTCCGAGAGAAAAACCTACGTGATCTCCGACGGCCATCCCGTCATTCGACAAACGTATTACGAGGAGATCGCCCGCGTGCTGGGTCGCCCCGCGCCAAGCTTCGAGTCGGCCCCCCCCACAGCGATGGCAAGTCGCCGGGCAACGACAAGCAAACGGATCTGGAACGCGCGCATGCGACGCGACCTCTGCCCCCAGCTGGCATTTCCCGATTACCGAGCTGGCCTGCGCGACGTGCTTCGCGAGACGCGCACGACCATCAGGCCGGCGCCGCGGTAA
- a CDS encoding aminotransferase class IV, with protein sequence MSIWYRCGEWFDGEIVLPLDDLGLFQGVCAVERLRTYGQRVFLLDEYLQRLQRSAATLSIDVSEAIVRLPDVIGELLQRNALSVDTGITLLVTPGDLQRRAPTVLAHLVPLDFARISRLQREGERLVLTSVVQPAAETVPRQVKHRSRIHYYLAAQQARRIDPAGTAVLLDADGSLTETASANLLLVQEGCIYGAPSERVLPGVTLSVVRQLAKAAGIPWREQPLSASMFEDADEILLTGTGPGIWFGNHRRGPIYQQLLEAFSAFTAAPA encoded by the coding sequence ATGTCGATTTGGTATCGTTGCGGTGAATGGTTCGACGGCGAAATCGTCCTGCCCCTCGATGACCTTGGTTTGTTCCAGGGGGTTTGTGCGGTCGAACGTTTGCGAACCTACGGGCAGCGTGTCTTTCTGCTCGATGAATATCTGCAACGGTTGCAGCGCTCGGCTGCGACGCTTTCCATCGATGTTTCGGAAGCCATTGTTCGGTTGCCGGATGTGATCGGTGAATTGCTGCAGCGGAATGCGCTATCCGTCGATACAGGCATCACCTTGCTGGTCACGCCGGGGGATTTGCAGCGACGTGCGCCTACGGTGCTCGCGCACTTAGTGCCGTTGGACTTCGCTCGGATTTCGCGATTGCAACGCGAGGGGGAGCGTTTGGTGCTCACGTCGGTCGTTCAGCCCGCTGCTGAAACGGTTCCGCGACAAGTGAAGCATCGCAGTCGGATTCATTATTATCTTGCCGCCCAGCAGGCCCGGCGGATCGATCCCGCAGGGACGGCGGTGCTCTTGGACGCCGATGGTTCGCTGACGGAGACGGCATCGGCAAACCTTCTATTGGTTCAAGAGGGTTGCATTTATGGGGCGCCGTCGGAACGTGTGCTGCCGGGAGTCACGTTATCGGTCGTTCGGCAGCTGGCCAAGGCTGCGGGGATTCCTTGGCGAGAGCAGCCGCTTTCCGCATCGATGTTCGAGGACGCTGATGAGATTCTCTTGACGGGGACGGGGCCGGGGATCTGGTTCGGCAATCATCGCCGCGGTCCGATCTACCAGCAGCTTCTCGAAGCGTTTTCAGCGTTTACCGCGGCGCCGGCCTGA